The Salmo salar unplaced genomic scaffold, Ssal_v3.1, whole genome shotgun sequence genome window below encodes:
- the LOC106601636 gene encoding B-cell receptor CD22 isoform X2: MALRTAGSVLVVCLWSVTGLQVKVTPAAEGQRTLTCSTTCTLTNNFNPTYIWYKNRQPVRKASSPMYSISSEDADSYYCAVKGHDGLSSPAVYKPKSTSVSVSPSGEIVEDSSVTLTCSSDANPPVDKYTWYKKNGGGYQSMTGPQHVFNQIQSSDTGEYYCEAQNEMGTDRSRTINMDVKYGPKSTSVSVSPSGEIVEGSSVTLTCSSDANPPVDKYTWYKKNVTSPKASGQSYSITNITSEDRGEYYCEAQNTIASKNSTALMIIVAVKQTVLTAAVGIIVVVLVLILCLSGLMCFRKKASKSPSDTRHTADDGQGDSGPVYDNVSSVVKSPTDNPTDNQDDIHYASVHFSHSKNQEVPLYSTVQLPQTQKQDEDVQYSALKFNFPSAATLPTAAQASEEDPSVLYSTVNKPRTKKS, from the exons ATGGCCTTGAGAACAGCAGGAAGTGTGTTGGTGGTCTGTCTCTGGTCTGTGACAG gtctgcaggtgaaggtgactcctgctgcagagggacagaggACACTGACCTGTAGCACCACCTGCACTCTGACTAACAACTtcaaccccacctacatctggtacaagaacaGACAACCTGTAAGAAAGGCCTCCTCCCCCATGTACTCCATCAGCAGTGAGGATGCAGACAGCTACTACTGTGCTGTAAAAGGCCACGATGGTCTcagctctcctgcagtgt ACAAACCAAAGAGcacctcagtgtcagtcagtccctctggtgaaatagtggaggacagttcagtgactctgacctgcagcagtgatgccaacccacctgtggacaaatacacctggtacaaGAAGAATGGAGGTGGCTATCAGAGTATGACAGGACCACAGCATGTCTTCAATCAAATCCAGTCATCTGACACTGGAGAGTACTACTGTGAGGCCCAGAATGAGATGGGGACAGACAGGTCTAGGACCATAAACATGGATGTGAAGT ACGGCCCAAAGAGcacctcagtgtcagtcagtccctctggtgaaatagtggagggcagttcagtgactctgacctgcagcagtgatgccaacccacctgtggacaaatacacctggtacaaGAAGAACGTAACCTCACCAAAAGCATCAGGACAGAGTTACAGCATCACTAACATCACctctgaggacagaggagaataCTACTGTGAGGCCCAGAATACAATAGCATCTAAGAACTCTACAGCTCTGATGATCATTGTAGCAG TGAAACAAACAGTTCTGACTGCAGCTGTAGGAATCATAGTTGTTGTTCTGGttctcatcctctgtctctctggactCATGTGTTTCAG GAAGAAGGCCTCCAAATCCCCCTCTGACACAAGACACACAGCAGACGATGGACAG GGAGACTCTGGTCCAGTGTATGACAACGTCTCAAGCGTGGTCAAGAGTCCTACGGACAACCCCACAGACAACCAGGATGACATTCACTACGCCAGCGTCCACTTCTCTCACTCCAAAAACCAGGAAGTGCCTCTGTACTCCACCGTCCAACTGCCTCAAACCCAGAAACAGGATGAGGATGTCCAGTACTCTGCTCTGAAATTCAACTTCCCCAGTGCTGCCACCCT acccACAGCAGCACAAGCATCTGAGGAGGACCCCTCTGTTCTCTACAGTACagtcaacaaacccagaaccaagaagagCTGA
- the LOC106601636 gene encoding B-cell receptor CD22 isoform X1, whose translation MALRTAGSVLVVCLWSVTVVLGQTGWSVTYTKKSICAFKGSKVELSCSYTYPSGRVTKTFWFTKNDAEGKPVSLSDDPDYKGRVTYYRDNPNGHPLTIRDLRERDSATYKFRFITDHPGGKYYGNPGVTLSVTGLQVKVTPAAEGQRTLTCSTTCTLTNNFNPTYIWYKNRQPVRKASSPMYSISSEDADSYYCAVKGHDGLSSPAVYKPKSTSVSVSPSGEIVEDSSVTLTCSSDANPPVDKYTWYKKNGGGYQSMTGPQHVFNQIQSSDTGEYYCEAQNEMGTDRSRTINMDVKYGPKSTSVSVSPSGEIVEGSSVTLTCSSDANPPVDKYTWYKKNVTSPKASGQSYSITNITSEDRGEYYCEAQNTIASKNSTALMIIVAVKQTVLTAAVGIIVVVLVLILCLSGLMCFRKKASKSPSDTRHTADDGQGDSGPVYDNVSSVVKSPTDNPTDNQDDIHYASVHFSHSKNQEVPLYSTVQLPQTQKQDEDVQYSALKFNFPSAATLPTAAQASEEDPSVLYSTVNKPRTKKS comes from the exons ATGGCCTTGAGAACAGCAGGAAGTGTGTTGGTGGTCTGTCTCTGGTCTGTGACAG TGGTACTGGGTCAGACTGGCTGGAGTGTGACTTACACCAAGAAGAGTATCTGTGCCTTTAAGGGGTCAAAAGTGGAGCTGTCCTGCTCCTACACATATCCAAGTGGTAGAGTCACAAAAACCTTCTGGTTCACAAAAAATGATGCTGAGGGGAAACCTGTGAGTCTGAGTGATGACCCAGACTACAAAGGTCGTGTGACGTACTATAGAGATAATCCGAATGGACACCCCCTGACAATcagagacctgagagagagagactcagctaCGTACAAGTTCAGATTTATAACAGATCATCCTGGAGGGAAATATTATGGcaatcctggagtcactctgtctgtaacag gtctgcaggtgaaggtgactcctgctgcagagggacagaggACACTGACCTGTAGCACCACCTGCACTCTGACTAACAACTtcaaccccacctacatctggtacaagaacaGACAACCTGTAAGAAAGGCCTCCTCCCCCATGTACTCCATCAGCAGTGAGGATGCAGACAGCTACTACTGTGCTGTAAAAGGCCACGATGGTCTcagctctcctgcagtgt ACAAACCAAAGAGcacctcagtgtcagtcagtccctctggtgaaatagtggaggacagttcagtgactctgacctgcagcagtgatgccaacccacctgtggacaaatacacctggtacaaGAAGAATGGAGGTGGCTATCAGAGTATGACAGGACCACAGCATGTCTTCAATCAAATCCAGTCATCTGACACTGGAGAGTACTACTGTGAGGCCCAGAATGAGATGGGGACAGACAGGTCTAGGACCATAAACATGGATGTGAAGT ACGGCCCAAAGAGcacctcagtgtcagtcagtccctctggtgaaatagtggagggcagttcagtgactctgacctgcagcagtgatgccaacccacctgtggacaaatacacctggtacaaGAAGAACGTAACCTCACCAAAAGCATCAGGACAGAGTTACAGCATCACTAACATCACctctgaggacagaggagaataCTACTGTGAGGCCCAGAATACAATAGCATCTAAGAACTCTACAGCTCTGATGATCATTGTAGCAG TGAAACAAACAGTTCTGACTGCAGCTGTAGGAATCATAGTTGTTGTTCTGGttctcatcctctgtctctctggactCATGTGTTTCAG GAAGAAGGCCTCCAAATCCCCCTCTGACACAAGACACACAGCAGACGATGGACAG GGAGACTCTGGTCCAGTGTATGACAACGTCTCAAGCGTGGTCAAGAGTCCTACGGACAACCCCACAGACAACCAGGATGACATTCACTACGCCAGCGTCCACTTCTCTCACTCCAAAAACCAGGAAGTGCCTCTGTACTCCACCGTCCAACTGCCTCAAACCCAGAAACAGGATGAGGATGTCCAGTACTCTGCTCTGAAATTCAACTTCCCCAGTGCTGCCACCCT acccACAGCAGCACAAGCATCTGAGGAGGACCCCTCTGTTCTCTACAGTACagtcaacaaacccagaaccaagaagagCTGA